From a single Cryptococcus deuterogattii R265 chromosome 5, complete sequence genomic region:
- a CDS encoding inositol oxygenase — MHAPEINDYIKHEAAKLDKVSDEIDEVNILKLKQKNAVEKTQAEIEYDLASKFDQEKDKAAFRQYEDACDRVKNFYAEQHLKQTYEYNVKIRQEFRNTVRARMSVWEAMELLDNLVDESDPDTSVGQIEHLLQTAEAIRRDGKPEWMQVTGLIHDLGKLLCFFGADGQWDVVGDTFVVGCQFSDKIIYPDTFKANPDYNNAKLNTKYGVYEPNCGLDNVLLSWGHDEYMYEICKNQSTLPQEALAMIRYHSFYPWHREGAYQHLMNEKDYDQLKAVKAFNPYDLYSKSDDPPKKAELKPYYQGLISKFFPDEVQW; from the exons ATGCACGCTCCCGAGATCAACGACTACATCAAGCACGAGGCTGCCAAGCTCGATAAAGTCTCTGACGAGATCGACGAGGTCAACATCTTGAAGCTCAAGCAGAAGAATGCTGTCGAGAAGACTCAAGCCGAGATCGAATACGACCTCGCGAGCAAGTTTGAccaggagaaggacaaggccGCTTTCAGGCAGTACGAAGATGCTTGTGACCGAGTCAAGAACTTCTATGCC GAGCAACACTTGAAGCAGACCTACGAGTATAATGTCAAGATCCGACAAGAGTTCCGAAACACTGTCCGTGCTCGCATGTCTGTCTGGGAAGCAATGGAGCTCCTTGATAACCTTGTCGACGAGTCCGACCCCGACACCTCTGTGGGTCAAATCGAGCACCTTCTTCAGACTGCTGAGGCTATTCGACGAGACGGCAAGCCCGAGTGGATGCAAGTCACTGGTTTGATCCACGATCTCGGCAAGCTGCTCTGCTTTTTCGGTGCCGACGGTCAGTGGGACGTTGTCGGTGACACTTTCGTCGTCGGTTGCCAGTTCTCCGACAAGATCATTTACCCCGACACCTTCAAAGCTAACCCGGATTACAACAACGCCAAGTTGAACACCAAGTACGGTGTCTACGAGCCTAACTGCGGTTTGGACAACGTCTTGCTCAGCTGGGGTCATGATGAGTACATGTACGAAATCTGCAAGAACCAATCTACTC TTCCCCAAGAAGCTCTTGCTATGATCCGATATCACTCATTCTATCCCTGGCACCGAGAGGGCGCCTACCAGCACCTCATGAACGAGAAGGATTATGACCAGCTCAAGGCAGTCAAGGCCTTCAACC CCTATGATCTCTACTCCAAGTCTGACGACCCCCCCAAGAAGGCGGAGCTCAAGCCTTATTACCAAGGACTAATCTCTAAGTTCTTCCCGGACGAGGTCCAGTGGTAG
- a CDS encoding biotin synthase codes for MSFARSLRPVLRSTAPTASRGHAVAVDTPFLPPSPSVQQSEKRRYVDGDVRHDWRRSEIQKIFDAPLMEIIYRAATVHRLHQDASRIQLCTLMNIKTGGCTEDCKYCSQSSSYKTPTKASRLVNIEPVLEAARQAKANGSTRFCMGAAWRDLAGKKSGFEKILEMVKEVRGMGMEVCTTLGMLTPEQAIRLKEAGLSAYNHNLDTSREFYPEVITSRSYDDRLSTIAAVREAGISVCSGGILGLGEQDEDRVGLIHEVSRMPQHPESFPVNTLVPIPGTPLEGNEPVKVHTVLRTIATARIVLPKTIIRLAAGRHEFSETEQAMAFMAGANAIFTGEKMLTTPCSGWDDDKAMLDRWGLRGQRSFEDKESLEAPLKAEQMEAGASAVL; via the exons ATGTCTTTCGCACGCTCACTCCGCCCAGTCCTCAGAAGCACAGCTCCCACAGCTTCCCGTGGCCACGCTGTCGCGGTCGACACcccattcctccctccttcaccctcaGTTCAGCAGTCAGAGAAGCGCAGGTATGTGGATGGCGATGTTAGGCATGACTGGCGAAGGAGTGAAATCCAGAAGATCTTTGATGCTCCATTGATGGAGATCATCTACCGAGCT GCTACTGTGCATAGGTTGCACCAGGACGCCTCGAGGATCCAGCTCTGTACCCTTATGAACATCAAAA CCGGTGGATGCACTGAAGACTGCAAGTACTGCTCCCAATCATCCTCTTACAAGACACCCACAAAAGCTTCCCGGCTTGTCAACATTGAGCCTGTCCTTGAGGCTGCTCGTCAAGCCAAGGCCAACGGTTCCACTAGATTCTGCATGGGTGCTGCTTGGAGAGACTTGGCTGGTAAGAAGAGTGGATTCGAAAAGATCTTGGAAATGGTTAAGGAAGTCAGGGGTATGGGAATGGAGG TCTGCACTACTTTGGGTATGCTCACTCCTGAACAAGCTATCCGGCTCAAGGAAGCTGGTCTCAGCGCCTATAACCACAACCTTGACACTTCTCGAGAGTTTTACCCCGAA GTTATCACTTCTCGATCATACGATGATCGGTTGAGCACCATCGCTGCCGTGAGGGAAGCTGGTATCTCAGTCTGTTCTGGTGGTATTCTCGGTTTGGGAGAGCAGGATGAGGACCGTGTAGGATTGATCCATGAGGTCTCCAG GATGCCCCAGCACCCTGAATCTTTCCCCGTTAACACACTTGTCCCTATCCCTGGTACTCCACTCGAAGGCAACGAGCCTGTCAAGGTTCACACCGTCCTCCGAACCATCGCTACAGCCCGTATCGTCCTTCCCAAGACCATTATTCGTCTCGCCGCTGGTCGACACGAGTTCAGTGAGACTGAGCAGGCCATGGCCTTCATGGCCGGTGCCAACGCCATCTTCACTGGTGAGAAGATGCTCACCACCCCTTGCTCTGGATGGGATGACGACAAGGCCATGTTGGACAGGTGGGGTCTCAGGGGCCAAAGGAGCTttgaggacaaggagagtTTGGAAGCACCTTTGAAGGCTGAGCAGATGGAGGCTGGCGCGAGCGCTGTGCTTTAG